In Bacteroidota bacterium, a single genomic region encodes these proteins:
- a CDS encoding ABC transporter ATP-binding protein: MSSVSGKAFDFKIFNRILSYTKPYGKIFYSTLTLTIVIALISPVRPWLVQYTLDHYIIRPNAALLLQMTLAMLGLLIAESVLQFFDTYLANLLGQSVIKDMRVQLFKHLLQFRLKYFDNTAIGTLVTRAISDIQTIADVFSQGFLEILGDVLRLVVIIAVMFYTDWRLTLISLSTIPVLLFATYIFKNAIKSAFQQVRTHVARLNAFVQEHISGMNIVQIFNREKEELAKFEKINAAHREANIKSIWHYSVFFPVVEILSSITIGLLIWIGAKQVLKDEFTLGSIIAFIMYINMLFRPIRQLADRFNTLQMGMVSSERVFKVLDTVEVIENKGTISAAGIRGAIEFKDVHFAYSHENYVLKKISFQVKQGETLALVGATGSGKSSIINLLNRFYEYNSGSITIDGKDIREYELGSLRANIGVVLQDVFLFSDSIENNISLNNPDITLEQIRAAAEQVGADVFIQNFPKGYHYNVMERGATLSVGQRQLLSFIRAYVYNPKILVLDEATSSIDTESEVLIQRATEVLTKNRTSIIIAHRLSTIQKADKILVLEKGEIIESGTHSQLMAQNGQYKKLVDLQFKEEVLEEVS, from the coding sequence GTGAGCAGCGTTTCGGGAAAAGCATTCGACTTCAAGATTTTTAATCGCATATTATCCTACACCAAACCGTACGGAAAAATATTTTATTCTACACTCACGCTAACTATTGTTATCGCACTGATTTCACCTGTTCGACCATGGTTAGTTCAATACACCCTTGATCATTATATTATTCGGCCAAATGCTGCATTGTTGCTTCAGATGACGCTAGCGATGTTAGGTTTGTTGATTGCAGAATCAGTGCTGCAGTTTTTTGACACGTATTTGGCAAATTTGCTGGGGCAAAGTGTTATAAAAGATATGCGGGTGCAGTTGTTTAAACACTTATTGCAATTTCGATTAAAGTATTTTGACAATACGGCTATTGGTACACTTGTGACGCGTGCCATTAGCGATATTCAAACCATTGCAGATGTGTTTTCTCAAGGATTTTTGGAGATATTGGGGGATGTCTTGCGTTTAGTTGTAATTATTGCGGTAATGTTTTATACCGATTGGCGCTTAACGTTGATAAGTTTGAGTACGATTCCGGTATTGCTTTTTGCTACCTATATTTTTAAGAATGCGATCAAATCGGCATTTCAACAAGTGCGTACACATGTGGCGCGCTTAAATGCTTTTGTGCAAGAGCATATTTCTGGGATGAATATTGTACAAATTTTTAACCGTGAAAAGGAAGAATTGGCAAAGTTTGAAAAGATAAATGCGGCACATCGGGAAGCGAACATTAAATCAATATGGCATTATTCGGTATTCTTTCCTGTGGTGGAAATTCTTTCATCCATAACCATTGGTTTGCTTATTTGGATAGGTGCAAAGCAAGTTTTGAAAGATGAGTTTACTTTGGGTAGTATAATTGCATTTATCATGTATATCAACATGTTGTTTCGTCCCATACGACAATTGGCCGATCGCTTTAATACTTTGCAGATGGGAATGGTAAGTTCGGAACGCGTTTTTAAAGTGTTGGATACTGTTGAAGTAATTGAAAACAAGGGAACAATAAGTGCAGCAGGCATTCGAGGAGCAATTGAGTTTAAAGATGTGCATTTTGCTTATTCGCATGAGAATTATGTGTTGAAGAAAATTTCGTTTCAAGTGAAACAAGGCGAAACGCTTGCATTAGTGGGTGCCACAGGCTCGGGTAAATCTTCCATTATAAATTTATTAAATCGATTTTACGAGTACAATTCCGGTTCTATTACCATTGATGGGAAGGACATACGTGAATATGAGTTGGGTTCTTTGCGCGCCAATATTGGTGTGGTTTTACAAGATGTTTTTTTATTTTCGGATAGTATTGAAAATAATATTTCTTTAAACAATCCTGATATCACTTTGGAACAAATACGTGCAGCTGCAGAACAAGTTGGTGCAGATGTGTTTATTCAAAATTTCCCAAAAGGGTATCACTACAATGTTATGGAGCGTGGGGCAACGCTATCGGTAGGGCAAAGGCAGTTGTTAAGTTTTATTCGTGCCTATGTTTATAATCCTAAAATTTTGGTTTTGGATGAAGCTACTTCTTCTATAGATACGGAATCGGAAGTATTAATTCAACGAGCTACTGAAGTATTGACAAAAAATCGCACCTCAATTATCATAGCGCATCGCTTAAGTACTATTCAAAAGGCGGATAAAATTCTTGTTTTGGAGAAGGGTGAAATTATTGAAAGTGGCACGCACAGCCAATTAATGGCGCAGAACGGGCAGTATAAAAAATTGGTGGATTTGCAGTTTAAGGAAGAGGTGCTTGAGGAAGTTAGTTAG